The Sylvia atricapilla isolate bSylAtr1 chromosome 13, bSylAtr1.pri, whole genome shotgun sequence genome includes a region encoding these proteins:
- the ZFAND6 gene encoding AN1-type zinc finger protein 6 isoform X3, whose amino-acid sequence MFIEEGRMAQETNRSQVPMLCSTGCGFYGNPRTNGMCSVCYKEHLQRQNSNGRISPPAASVSSITESLPVQCTEGSAQETQSTLDSTSTPSMQPSPVSSQSLLTESVASSQPDSTAVDKTVPETEGLQASVSENAEPTPEEQDKSLDKPKQKKNRCFMCRKKVGLTGFECRCGNVYCGMHRYSDVHSCSYNYKADAAEKIRKENPVVVGEKIQKI is encoded by the exons GTTTATAGAAGAAGGGAGAATGGCTCAAGAAACCAACCGTAGCCAAGTGCCTATGCTGTGTTCCACTGGCTGCGGGTTTTACGGGAATCCTCGCACGAATGGCATGTGTTCAGTGTGCTACAAAGAACACCTGCAAAGGCAGAACAGTAATGGTAGAATCAGCCCTCCTG CAGCCTCTGTCAGTAGTATCACCGAGTCCTTACCGGTCCAGTGCACAGagggcagtgcccaggaaaCTCAGTCCACTTTAGATTCTACATCGACTCCATCTATGCAGCCAAG ccctgtgtcAAGTCAGTCACTTTTAACAGAATCCGTAGCATCATCCCAACCGGATAGTACGGCTGTGGACAAAACAGTACCTGAGACAGAAGGGTTGCAAG CTTCAGTGTCAGAGAATGCAGAGCCTACACCTGAAGAACAGGACAAGTCACTTgacaaaccaaaacagaaaaagaatcgTTGTTTCATGTGCAGGAAGAAGGTTGGACTGActg GGTTCGAATGTCGGTGTGGGAACGTTTACTGTGGAATGCACCGTTACTCAGATGTACACAGTTGCTCTTACAATTACAAAGCTGATGCTGctgagaaaatcagaaaagagaatCCTGTAGTTGTTGGGGAAAAGATCCAGAAGATCtga
- the ZFAND6 gene encoding AN1-type zinc finger protein 6 isoform X1, whose product MQRLRFIEEGRMAQETNRSQVPMLCSTGCGFYGNPRTNGMCSVCYKEHLQRQNSNGRISPPAASVSSITESLPVQCTEGSAQETQSTLDSTSTPSMQPSPVSSQSLLTESVASSQPDSTAVDKTVPETEGLQASVSENAEPTPEEQDKSLDKPKQKKNRCFMCRKKVGLTGFECRCGNVYCGMHRYSDVHSCSYNYKADAAEKIRKENPVVVGEKIQKI is encoded by the exons GTTTATAGAAGAAGGGAGAATGGCTCAAGAAACCAACCGTAGCCAAGTGCCTATGCTGTGTTCCACTGGCTGCGGGTTTTACGGGAATCCTCGCACGAATGGCATGTGTTCAGTGTGCTACAAAGAACACCTGCAAAGGCAGAACAGTAATGGTAGAATCAGCCCTCCTG CAGCCTCTGTCAGTAGTATCACCGAGTCCTTACCGGTCCAGTGCACAGagggcagtgcccaggaaaCTCAGTCCACTTTAGATTCTACATCGACTCCATCTATGCAGCCAAG ccctgtgtcAAGTCAGTCACTTTTAACAGAATCCGTAGCATCATCCCAACCGGATAGTACGGCTGTGGACAAAACAGTACCTGAGACAGAAGGGTTGCAAG CTTCAGTGTCAGAGAATGCAGAGCCTACACCTGAAGAACAGGACAAGTCACTTgacaaaccaaaacagaaaaagaatcgTTGTTTCATGTGCAGGAAGAAGGTTGGACTGActg GGTTCGAATGTCGGTGTGGGAACGTTTACTGTGGAATGCACCGTTACTCAGATGTACACAGTTGCTCTTACAATTACAAAGCTGATGCTGctgagaaaatcagaaaagagaatCCTGTAGTTGTTGGGGAAAAGATCCAGAAGATCtga
- the ZFAND6 gene encoding AN1-type zinc finger protein 6 isoform X4 codes for MAQETNRSQVPMLCSTGCGFYGNPRTNGMCSVCYKEHLQRQNSNGRISPPAASVSSITESLPVQCTEGSAQETQSTLDSTSTPSMQPSPVSSQSLLTESVASSQPDSTAVDKTVPETEGLQASVSENAEPTPEEQDKSLDKPKQKKNRCFMCRKKVGLTGFECRCGNVYCGMHRYSDVHSCSYNYKADAAEKIRKENPVVVGEKIQKI; via the exons ATGGCTCAAGAAACCAACCGTAGCCAAGTGCCTATGCTGTGTTCCACTGGCTGCGGGTTTTACGGGAATCCTCGCACGAATGGCATGTGTTCAGTGTGCTACAAAGAACACCTGCAAAGGCAGAACAGTAATGGTAGAATCAGCCCTCCTG CAGCCTCTGTCAGTAGTATCACCGAGTCCTTACCGGTCCAGTGCACAGagggcagtgcccaggaaaCTCAGTCCACTTTAGATTCTACATCGACTCCATCTATGCAGCCAAG ccctgtgtcAAGTCAGTCACTTTTAACAGAATCCGTAGCATCATCCCAACCGGATAGTACGGCTGTGGACAAAACAGTACCTGAGACAGAAGGGTTGCAAG CTTCAGTGTCAGAGAATGCAGAGCCTACACCTGAAGAACAGGACAAGTCACTTgacaaaccaaaacagaaaaagaatcgTTGTTTCATGTGCAGGAAGAAGGTTGGACTGActg GGTTCGAATGTCGGTGTGGGAACGTTTACTGTGGAATGCACCGTTACTCAGATGTACACAGTTGCTCTTACAATTACAAAGCTGATGCTGctgagaaaatcagaaaagagaatCCTGTAGTTGTTGGGGAAAAGATCCAGAAGATCtga
- the ZFAND6 gene encoding AN1-type zinc finger protein 6 isoform X2 yields MQRLRFIEEGRMAQETNRSQVPMLCSTGCGFYGNPRTNGMCSVCYKEHLQRQNSNGRISPPASVSSITESLPVQCTEGSAQETQSTLDSTSTPSMQPSPVSSQSLLTESVASSQPDSTAVDKTVPETEGLQASVSENAEPTPEEQDKSLDKPKQKKNRCFMCRKKVGLTGFECRCGNVYCGMHRYSDVHSCSYNYKADAAEKIRKENPVVVGEKIQKI; encoded by the exons GTTTATAGAAGAAGGGAGAATGGCTCAAGAAACCAACCGTAGCCAAGTGCCTATGCTGTGTTCCACTGGCTGCGGGTTTTACGGGAATCCTCGCACGAATGGCATGTGTTCAGTGTGCTACAAAGAACACCTGCAAAGGCAGAACAGTAATGGTAGAATCAGCCCTCCTG CCTCTGTCAGTAGTATCACCGAGTCCTTACCGGTCCAGTGCACAGagggcagtgcccaggaaaCTCAGTCCACTTTAGATTCTACATCGACTCCATCTATGCAGCCAAG ccctgtgtcAAGTCAGTCACTTTTAACAGAATCCGTAGCATCATCCCAACCGGATAGTACGGCTGTGGACAAAACAGTACCTGAGACAGAAGGGTTGCAAG CTTCAGTGTCAGAGAATGCAGAGCCTACACCTGAAGAACAGGACAAGTCACTTgacaaaccaaaacagaaaaagaatcgTTGTTTCATGTGCAGGAAGAAGGTTGGACTGActg GGTTCGAATGTCGGTGTGGGAACGTTTACTGTGGAATGCACCGTTACTCAGATGTACACAGTTGCTCTTACAATTACAAAGCTGATGCTGctgagaaaatcagaaaagagaatCCTGTAGTTGTTGGGGAAAAGATCCAGAAGATCtga